A region from the Malus domestica chromosome 07, GDT2T_hap1 genome encodes:
- the LOC103438594 gene encoding uncharacterized protein: MDDSCAVCADPLEWVAYGACGHREVCSTCVVRLRFICNDRRCCICKTESDVVFITKALGDYTRMINDFSVLPNDVREGRVGSYWYHEDTQAFFDDLDHYKMIKAMCKLSCSECDKMDEQSNDGPKRRGRIRNLDHLKNHLYHQHRLWMCSLCLEGRKVFICEQKLYTRAQLNRHINTGDSEVDGSESERGGFMGHPMCEFCRTSFYGDNELYSHMTTDHYTCHICQRQNPGQYEYYKNYDDLEMHFRQGHFLCEDESCLSKKFVVFQSEAEMKRHNTLEHGGRMSRSKRNAALQIPTSFRYQRSSEQDHRRGRGGRGGRGRTFRPDSSENQLSMAIQASLETVHADRTYDDPSSSSVQVPPDIRDTGDIDPITDSFESLSTTDAETSSRYRQAVGPISRNGRLEESFFPPLSTAPGNSSNPKQDSDGLPSNTMASHLRRQNHKVAVNSSGKAWPAATRGPVAVSSSEQDWPAATRGPVVQPTHSAQAWPATNVSSVSTLVSGQNNMGFGNGPRPSSYASQAQVETRQNAFGNGVRPSSYASSAAHVETRQATVPGLLSYGASRDSSNPKPGRISHSTSAPNLVENGSVHPSNSDFPPVSAVQVRKLPSTTQPLLKVEDVQTANKSLVEKIRAGLEFDEEKYTIFKDISGQYRQGLVDTGIYLDFVRQFGLLHLVLDLARLCPDSQKQKELIDAYNTGTRNGWSQDSAKLKDGNNSKKGKGKISEAENSNSKNTLADSIISSVRELQSDYRPMEEAVEVLTKDGYRGAKGKSKQFANEHQEELNSRSQPLVQLRGQKDSLPAASESNPNLVDGGGGSKQRKKTSKFHRVRLGDAAALLDLGNSDSQPDAGDEGLNGSSNSAGGLPVKGVWRKGTQKLFS, encoded by the exons ATGGACGATAGCTGTGCGGTGTGTGCCGATCCTCTCGAATGGGTCGCATACGGTGCCTGTGGACATCGCGAAGTCTGCTCCACCTGCGTCGTTCGTCTCCGCTTCATCTGCAACGATCGCCGATGCTGCATCTGCAAGACCGAGTCGGACGTCGTTTTTATCACCAAG GCTTTAGGAGATTATACAAGGATGATTAATGATTTCTCAGTCTTGCCAAATGATGTAAGGGAGGGTCGCGTGGGATCGTATTGGTACCACGAGGACACTCAAGCATTTTTTGATGATTTGGACCACTACAAGATGATCAAGGCAATGTGCAAGCTTTCATGTAGCGAATGTGACAAGATGGATGAGCAATCAAACGATGGCCCCAAGCGTCGCGGGAGGATTCGGAATCTTGATCATCTGAAGAATCATTTATACCACCAACATAGGTTGTGGATGTGCTCTTTATGTTTGGAAGGGAGGAAG GTGTTTATATGTGAACAAAAGCTATATACGAGAGCACAATTGAATCGGCATATAAATACAGGTGATTCTGAAGTGGATGGAAGTGAGAGTGAAAGAGGTGGCTTCATGGGACATCCTATGTGTGAATTTTGCAGAACCTCATTTTATGGGGATAATGAGCTGTACTCCCACATGACTACTGATCACTATACTTGTCATATATGCCAAAG GCAGAATCCTGGGCAATATGAATATTATAAGAATTATGATGACCTGGAG ATGCACTTCCGCCAAGGTCATTTCCTATGTGAAGATGAGTCGTGCCTCAGCAAAAAGTTTGTTGTCTTCCAATCTGAGGCGGAAATGAAG agGCATAATACACTTGAACATGGAGGTCGCATGTCTCGTTCTAAGCGTAATGCTGCTCTGCAG ATACCAACTAGCTTCAGATATCAACGGAGTAGTGAACAAGATCATCGACGTGGAAGAGGCGGAAGAGGTGGAAGAGGTCGGACATTTCGTCCTGATTCTTCTGAAAATCAACTTTCTATGGCTATTCAAGCAAGTTTGGAGACTGTTCATGCTGATAGAACATACGATGACCCTTCATCCTCCAGTGTGCAAGTGCCTCCAGATATTCGGGATACTGGCGATATTGATCCAATCACTGATTCATTTGAATCATTAAGTACAACAGATGCTGAAACATCTTCAAGGTACCGTCAAGCTGTGGGGCCCATTTCTAGGAATGGGCGTTTGGAAGAATCTTTCTTTCCTCCCCTCTCAACGGCACCTGGCAACAGTTCAAACCCCAAACAAGATTCAGATGGTTTGCCTAGCAACACCATGGCATCGCATCTCCGCCGGCAAAACCATAAGGTGGCTGTTAATAGCTCTGGAAAGGCTTGGCCAGCAGCAACGCGTGGGCCTGTGGCTGTTAGTAGTTCTGAACAGGATTGGCCAGCAGCAACGCGTGGGCCTGTAGTACAGCCTACTCATTCAGCTCAGGCTTGGCCTGCAACAAATGTTTCATCCGTGTCAACTCTTGTTTCTGGTCAGAACAATATGGGCTTTGGTAATGGACCCAGACCATCTAGTTATGCCTCTCAGGCTCAAGTTGAGACTAGACAGAATGCCTTTGGTAATGGTGTGAGACCGTCGAGTTATGCAAGTTCTGCGGCTCATGTTGAGACTAGACAGGCAACGGTACCTGGATTATTATCATATGGTGCTTCGAGGGATTCAAGCAACCCCAAGCCTGGTAGGATCAGCCACTCTACGTCAGCTCCTAATTTGGTCGAAAATGGATCTGTTCATCCTTCCAATTCTGATTTTCCTCCAGTTTCTGCAGTACAAGTGCGTAAGTTGCCCTCAACTACCCAGCCTTTATTGAAAGTGGAGGATGTTCAAACTGCTAACAAGTCCTTGGTGGAAAAGATTCGAGCTGGTCTTGAATTTGATGAGGAAAAATACACTATTTTTAAAGATATATCAGGACAGTATCGTCAGGGTTTGGTTGACACGGGAATTTATCTAGATTTTGTGCGGCAGTTTGGCTTGCTTCATCTGGTCCTTGATTTGGCTAGACTCTGCCCTGATTCGCAGAAGCAGAAAGAGCTGATTGATGCCTACAATACCGGTACCCGCAACGGATGGTCTCAGGACAGTGCTAAATTGAAAGATGGTAATAATTCTAAGAAAGGTAAGGGGAAGATATCAGAGGCTGAAAACAGTAATTCTAAGAACACGCTAGCGGATAGCATTATTAGTTCTGTACGGGAACTTCAATCAGACTACAGGCCTATGGAAGAAGCTGTGGAGGTGTTGACAAAGGACGGGTACCGTGGTGCCAAAGGAAAATCAAAGCAGTTTGCAAATGAGCACCAGGAGGAGTTAAATTCTCGCAGTCAACCTCTAGTACAACTGAGGGGCCAAAAGGATTCCCTGCCAGCTGCTAGTGAATCTAATCCGAATTTAGTGGATGGCGGTGGAGGGAGTAAGCAGCGGAAGAAAACTTCCAAATTTCATAGAGTCCGCTTGGGTGATGCTGCAGCACTTTTAGATCTCGGAAATTCTGATTCTCAGCCAGATGCCGGTGATGAAGGATTAAATGGAAGCAGTAACTCGGCTGGAGGATTGCCTGTCAAAGGTGTGTGGCGGAAAGGAACTCAAAAACTCTTTAGTTAG